A stretch of the Thermodesulfobacteriota bacterium genome encodes the following:
- the oah gene encoding 6-oxocyclohex-1-ene-1-carbonyl-CoA hydratase has product MSLTWLPRDDHMKDHGLMKGEYWGTEAPCTVYEKRPLTGPDGKEVSGLYVAWIRLNNPKQYNSYTTEMVKGVIAAFKAASGDRSVVAVVFTGTGDKAFCTGGNTVEYSQYYSKRPNEYGEYMDLFNLMVDSILDCKKPVICRVNGMRVAGGQEIGMAADIAVSSDLAVYGQAGPKHGSAPVGGATDFLPWFLSMEDAMWNCVSCETWSAYKMKAKNLVSKAVPVLKKDGQWVRNPLVITEDYVRDGEIVYGEFKKGEEAKAAKALVEQCTTDFELLDKAVQEIVWRFANLFPGCLQMSIDSIRAKKKFFWDQAKLPNRHWLAANMMGEAFLGFTAFSTKKITGEDVIDFLKYRQLIAEGALMDEAAFEAVLGKPKG; this is encoded by the coding sequence ATGAGTCTCACTTGGCTTCCCCGCGACGACCACATGAAGGACCACGGGTTGATGAAGGGCGAGTACTGGGGCACGGAGGCCCCGTGCACGGTGTACGAGAAGCGGCCGCTCACCGGCCCCGACGGCAAGGAGGTTTCGGGGCTCTACGTGGCGTGGATCCGGCTCAACAACCCCAAGCAGTACAACTCCTACACCACCGAGATGGTCAAGGGGGTGATCGCCGCCTTCAAGGCCGCTTCGGGGGACCGGTCGGTCGTGGCCGTGGTCTTCACCGGCACCGGCGACAAGGCCTTCTGCACGGGCGGAAATACCGTCGAGTACTCCCAGTACTACTCCAAGCGCCCCAACGAGTACGGCGAGTACATGGACCTCTTCAACCTGATGGTGGACTCGATCCTCGACTGCAAGAAGCCCGTCATCTGCCGAGTCAACGGCATGCGGGTGGCGGGCGGCCAGGAGATCGGCATGGCGGCCGACATCGCGGTCTCCTCGGATCTGGCGGTCTACGGCCAGGCGGGGCCCAAGCACGGCTCGGCCCCGGTGGGCGGCGCCACCGACTTCCTCCCCTGGTTCCTCTCCATGGAGGACGCCATGTGGAACTGCGTCTCCTGCGAGACGTGGTCGGCTTACAAGATGAAGGCCAAGAACCTGGTCTCGAAGGCCGTGCCGGTGCTCAAGAAGGACGGCCAGTGGGTGCGAAACCCGCTCGTCATCACCGAGGACTACGTGCGCGACGGGGAGATCGTCTACGGCGAGTTCAAGAAGGGGGAGGAAGCCAAGGCCGCCAAGGCCCTGGTGGAGCAGTGCACCACCGACTTCGAGCTCCTGGACAAGGCCGTGCAGGAGATCGTGTGGCGGTTCGCGAACCTCTTTCCCGGGTGCCTCCAGATGTCCATCGACTCCATCCGGGCCAAGAAGAAGTTCTTCTGGGACCAGGCCAAGCTCCCCAACCGCCACTGGCTGGCCGCCAACATGATGGGGGAGGCCTTCCTGGGCTTCACCGCCTTCTCGACCAAGAAGATCACCGGAGAAGATGTGATCGACTTCCTCAAGTACCGTCAGCTCATCGCCGAGGGCGCCCTCATGGACGAGGCGGCCTTCGAGGCCGTGCTGGGCAAGCCCAAGGGCTAG
- a CDS encoding amidohydrolase family protein: MPFEVIDVHAHCFAGPGDADRVAGGLAAARAAGLRHMVVVGLVNTRLDREGLWSLIPDYVEHRGDPLGHEAGLLLELARRNAPTLLPFVDTRHLWGEVPALLSRYLAQGFRGLKGIYLADGGNDLGVGSVPDAFGVSLREYQRREWEIFAFAAARDLPVVYHMDARRYGDVMTALLADFPGVRVDFAHFGIGRGAFRKVLDRYPNVYTDLASMLPHVRRDPAGYRDFILHYPDRVCFGSDAFLYNAELACEYIGMVRELGLPENVEARVFSENPRRFLGAVLPVE; the protein is encoded by the coding sequence ATGCCTTTCGAGGTCATCGACGTCCACGCCCACTGCTTCGCGGGCCCCGGCGACGCCGACCGGGTTGCCGGGGGGCTCGCGGCGGCCCGCGCCGCGGGGTTGCGGCACATGGTGGTGGTGGGCCTCGTGAACACCCGGCTGGACCGGGAGGGGCTCTGGAGCCTCATCCCGGACTACGTGGAGCACCGGGGCGACCCCCTGGGCCACGAGGCCGGCCTCCTCCTGGAGCTGGCGCGCCGCAACGCCCCCACGCTCCTGCCCTTCGTCGACACCCGCCACCTCTGGGGCGAGGTCCCCGCCCTTCTCTCCCGGTACCTGGCGCAGGGGTTCCGGGGCCTCAAGGGGATCTACCTGGCCGACGGCGGCAACGACCTGGGGGTGGGGAGCGTGCCCGACGCCTTCGGCGTCTCCCTTCGGGAATACCAGCGGCGGGAGTGGGAGATCTTCGCCTTCGCCGCGGCCCGGGACCTTCCCGTGGTCTACCACATGGACGCGCGCCGTTACGGCGACGTCATGACCGCGCTCCTGGCAGATTTCCCCGGGGTGCGCGTGGACTTCGCCCACTTCGGCATCGGGCGCGGGGCTTTCCGCAAGGTCCTGGACCGCTACCCCAACGTGTACACCGACCTGGCCTCCATGCTCCCCCACGTGCGCCGAGACCCCGCGGGCTACCGGGACTTCATCCTCCACTACCCCGACCGGGTGTGTTTCGGCTCGGACGCCTTCCTCTACAACGCCGAGCTCGCCTGCGAGTACATCGGGATGGTGCGGGAGTTGGGCCTGCCCGAGAACGTGGAGGCCCGGGTCTTCTCCGAAAACCCGCGGCGCTTCCTGGGAGCGGTCCTTCCGGTGGAATAG
- a CDS encoding L-lactate permease: MSFGLSYALAWSPVLLVLVLAVAFRRPALELAIAGLGFTFALCATVFDTSARVLLAASLDGVLTTLPLLLVILAGIALSVVCLAKGSLQRIVGWYEGRVAGEWHRTALLTLGLGNFMEGAGVIAEPVLAPMLRASGLSPAASAALSIVGYSGLMTLALAGIIVTVLAAVTDLAPEALGIRIAVLSVLPTLLLSLSVPLFASGGRDVWRKAGLFAAAGLTAGLTAWATVVWVGVPVSAMFGGLAVVALLVLWGRRGLAIDRDLLRDFAPFALIIAGLSAVNLHPGLRAATRETLAVTLAVVPVHEVTLRPFFDAYTYLFAALVLVLVLFSYGPGERRRLLGTSLSRAWRPLVAMGLFGAMGQMVAFSGYAPAFASLDDTRNLAAVLARGTYEYTGSFYPVFAPLLGWVGTFLSGYGVASIMLFGKFQVVAAGLLGISPESLAAALAIGASVGSVSSPFKIALATPLCGAVGQEGAILRKTIPLGLGVSLAVGLWVLWFG; encoded by the coding sequence GTGAGCTTCGGGCTCTCCTACGCCCTGGCCTGGTCGCCGGTGCTCCTGGTGCTCGTGCTTGCCGTGGCCTTTCGCCGTCCGGCCCTGGAGCTCGCGATCGCGGGGCTGGGCTTCACCTTCGCCTTGTGCGCCACCGTCTTCGACACATCGGCCCGGGTGCTCCTGGCGGCGAGCCTCGACGGGGTGCTCACGACGCTGCCGCTGCTCCTGGTGATTCTGGCGGGCATCGCGCTCTCGGTGGTGTGCCTGGCCAAGGGGAGCCTCCAGCGCATCGTGGGGTGGTACGAGGGCCGCGTGGCCGGCGAGTGGCACCGCACGGCGCTGCTGACGCTGGGCCTGGGGAACTTCATGGAGGGCGCCGGGGTCATCGCCGAGCCCGTGCTCGCCCCCATGCTGCGGGCGTCGGGCCTTTCCCCGGCCGCCTCGGCGGCGCTCTCCATCGTGGGGTACTCGGGTCTCATGACCCTGGCTCTGGCCGGCATCATCGTGACGGTGCTCGCGGCGGTCACCGACCTGGCTCCCGAGGCGCTGGGGATCAGGATCGCCGTGCTCTCGGTGCTCCCCACGCTGCTCCTGTCTCTCTCGGTGCCCTTGTTTGCGTCCGGGGGGCGCGACGTTTGGAGGAAGGCGGGGCTCTTCGCCGCGGCGGGGCTCACGGCGGGGCTCACGGCATGGGCCACGGTGGTGTGGGTGGGGGTGCCGGTCTCGGCCATGTTCGGGGGGCTCGCGGTGGTGGCCCTCCTGGTCCTGTGGGGACGCCGGGGGCTCGCCATCGACCGCGACCTGCTGCGCGACTTCGCCCCCTTTGCCCTCATCATCGCCGGGCTCTCGGCCGTGAACCTGCACCCCGGCTTGCGGGCGGCCACCCGGGAGACCCTGGCCGTGACCCTGGCGGTGGTCCCGGTGCACGAGGTGACCCTGCGGCCGTTCTTCGACGCCTACACGTACCTCTTCGCGGCCCTGGTCCTGGTGCTGGTGCTCTTTTCCTACGGGCCCGGAGAGCGCCGGCGCCTGCTGGGGACGAGCCTCTCCCGGGCGTGGCGTCCGCTCGTAGCCATGGGGCTCTTCGGAGCCATGGGACAGATGGTGGCCTTCTCGGGCTACGCGCCGGCCTTCGCCTCCCTGGACGACACCCGAAACCTCGCGGCCGTCCTGGCCCGGGGCACCTACGAGTACACCGGCTCCTTCTACCCGGTCTTCGCCCCGCTGCTCGGGTGGGTGGGCACCTTCCTTTCCGGGTACGGGGTGGCGAGCATCATGCTCTTCGGGAAGTTCCAGGTGGTAGCCGCCGGGCTGCTGGGGATCTCGCCCGAGAGCCTGGCAGCCGCGCTCGCCATCGGGGCGAGCGTCGGGAGTGTCTCGAGCCCCTTCAAGATCGCCCTCGCCACCCCCCTGTGCGGGGCGGTGGGCCAGGAGGGGGCGATCCTGCGAAAGACCATTCCGCTCGGCCTGGGCGTGAGCCTGGCGGTGGGGCTGTGGGTGCTGTGGTTCGGATAG
- a CDS encoding amidohydrolase family protein: MIVDFHVHLAAREHLRDTPAAFCDSFWGERGDWDALLTPEGFDAYLEGEGVDYAVGLPEVSPLVTGNTSNEYVWERFRDSRRLLLFATLNPWVTPRLDREIERLAGMGFRGVKLYPTYQHFYPNQAELYPLYASCRELGLPVMVHTGSSIFPGAKIKYGDPLHLDDVAADFPELALLVVHGGRGFWYDRAEFLVALHPNLYLEVSGLPPKNLLSYFPNLERLHRKVIFGSDWPGNPGIRRNVEAIGALPLSAEAKEAILGGNAARLLGLDTGEGLP, from the coding sequence ATGATCGTCGACTTCCACGTCCACCTGGCCGCCCGGGAGCACCTGCGCGACACCCCTGCCGCCTTTTGCGACAGCTTCTGGGGCGAGCGGGGAGACTGGGACGCGCTCCTGACCCCCGAGGGCTTCGACGCATACCTGGAGGGGGAAGGGGTGGACTACGCCGTGGGGCTTCCCGAGGTGAGCCCGCTGGTCACGGGCAACACCTCCAACGAGTACGTGTGGGAGCGGTTTCGGGACTCCCGGCGGCTCCTCCTGTTCGCCACCCTGAACCCCTGGGTCACCCCGCGCCTGGACCGGGAGATCGAGCGGCTGGCAGGCATGGGGTTCCGCGGGGTGAAGCTCTACCCGACCTACCAGCACTTCTACCCCAATCAGGCCGAGCTCTACCCCCTGTATGCCTCGTGCCGGGAGCTGGGACTCCCGGTGATGGTCCATACGGGGTCGAGCATCTTCCCCGGGGCGAAGATCAAGTACGGCGACCCCCTGCACCTGGACGACGTGGCGGCCGACTTCCCCGAACTGGCGCTGCTCGTGGTCCACGGAGGCCGGGGGTTCTGGTACGACCGGGCGGAGTTTCTCGTTGCGCTCCACCCAAACCTGTACCTGGAGGTGTCGGGCCTGCCCCCGAAGAACCTCCTCTCCTACTTCCCCAACCTGGAGAGGCTCCACCGCAAGGTGATCTTCGGGAGCGATTGGCCCGGCAATCCCGGCATCCGCAGGAACGTGGAAGCCATCGGCGCCCTGCCCCTGAGCGCCGAGGCGAAGGAGGCCATCCTGGGCGGCAACGCCGCGCGCCTGCTCGGCCTCGACACCGGGGAGGGCCTTCCGTGA
- a CDS encoding PqqD family peptide modification chaperone, giving the protein MRRVPVRNPDLVWRDEPAEKEGILAALERGEDAGGRGWVILVDRGRMHELNLLAGEIWCLADGVRDEEDIARELASRYDAPWEEILSDVREFVASCVPLGWLRIQEA; this is encoded by the coding sequence GTGAGGCGCGTTCCGGTGCGAAACCCCGACCTCGTGTGGCGGGACGAACCGGCGGAGAAGGAGGGCATCCTGGCCGCCCTGGAGCGCGGCGAGGACGCCGGCGGCCGAGGGTGGGTCATCCTGGTGGATCGGGGCCGGATGCACGAACTCAACCTCCTGGCAGGCGAGATCTGGTGCCTCGCGGACGGCGTCCGGGACGAGGAGGACATCGCGCGGGAGCTCGCCTCCCGGTACGACGCTCCCTGGGAGGAGATCCTCTCCGACGTGCGGGAGTTCGTGGCCTCCTGCGTCCCCCTCGGGTGGCTGCGCATCCAGGAGGCTTGA
- the had gene encoding 6-hydroxycyclohex-1-ene-1-carbonyl-CoA dehydrogenase, with translation MSVKTIRTWQMVKPTNPKTGEHGVLERAEIPAPALGPGDVLVKVAGCGVCHTDLGYFFDGVPTVNPPPLALGHEISGTVVEGPAAWVGKEVIVPAVMPCNTCPICASGRGNRCLAQKMPGNSLGIYGGFSDHIPVPFADLCVVDRRDVPLSHLAVIADAVTTPYQASMRAGIASGDRVIVVGACGGVGIYMTQMAKALGAGTVIGIDIDDAKLARALQFGADATINSRGKTPKEVQEAFRAICKEKGVPHNWGWKIFEVSGSKPGQEIGLQLLSFVGKLVVVGYTMASTEYMVSKLMAFDAEMIGTWGCLPKYYPEVLKLVQAGKVQVEPFVETRPMSAIAQTFHDIHDRKVEKRVVLEPDF, from the coding sequence ATGAGCGTGAAGACGATCCGGACGTGGCAGATGGTCAAGCCCACCAACCCGAAGACCGGGGAGCACGGGGTGCTCGAGCGGGCGGAGATCCCCGCGCCGGCCCTGGGGCCCGGCGACGTGCTCGTGAAGGTGGCCGGGTGCGGGGTGTGCCACACGGACCTGGGGTACTTCTTCGACGGGGTACCCACGGTCAACCCGCCGCCGCTGGCCCTGGGTCACGAGATCAGCGGCACGGTGGTGGAGGGGCCCGCCGCGTGGGTCGGCAAGGAGGTTATCGTGCCGGCGGTGATGCCCTGCAACACCTGCCCCATCTGCGCCTCGGGCCGGGGCAACCGCTGCCTGGCCCAGAAGATGCCCGGCAACAGCCTGGGCATCTACGGCGGGTTCTCGGACCACATCCCCGTGCCCTTTGCCGACCTGTGCGTGGTGGACCGGCGCGACGTGCCCCTCTCCCACCTGGCGGTGATCGCCGACGCCGTGACCACCCCCTACCAGGCGTCCATGCGCGCCGGCATCGCCTCCGGCGATCGGGTGATCGTGGTCGGCGCCTGCGGCGGGGTGGGGATCTACATGACCCAGATGGCCAAGGCCCTGGGGGCGGGCACGGTGATCGGCATCGACATCGACGACGCCAAGCTCGCGCGTGCCCTCCAGTTCGGCGCCGACGCCACCATCAACTCCCGGGGCAAGACGCCCAAGGAGGTGCAGGAGGCGTTTCGCGCCATCTGCAAGGAGAAGGGCGTGCCCCACAACTGGGGCTGGAAGATCTTCGAGGTCTCGGGCTCGAAGCCCGGCCAGGAGATCGGCCTCCAGCTCCTATCCTTCGTGGGCAAGCTCGTCGTGGTGGGCTACACCATGGCCTCCACCGAGTACATGGTCTCCAAGCTCATGGCCTTCGACGCCGAGATGATCGGGACCTGGGGCTGCCTGCCCAAGTACTACCCCGAGGTCCTCAAGCTCGTGCAGGCGGGCAAGGTGCAGGTGGAGCCCTTCGTGGAGACCCGCCCCATGTCGGCCATCGCCCAGACCTTCCACGACATCCACGACCGCAAGGTGGAAAAGCGCGTCGTGCTGGAGCCGGATTTCTGA
- a CDS encoding radical SAM protein, whose protein sequence is MELTAPLTVNWTLSYACNFSCRHCYSRDQRREELPLPDVLRIVDELARCRVAFVSFGGGEPLLYPHLFPVAERAAAKGLRVAMNTNGWLLDAQAAGRLRDAGFASVGVSLDGATSDVHDAFRSRPGSFSRALAALEHLAAAGVPSTVSAVIFRGNVTSYREIVALAAERGARTVYLHNFKCSGRGMANRAELDLSPEAWRSFYEDALAYRPAAPAALAFDDPILALLGASEAGAVQGSTCGKLSLHLEPDGDATPCGFIPLSAGNILAQGLENLWRDSPVLRAMRTKTPQGKCTSCSAYGECLGGCTARAFAVSGSFDAPDPHCWREDPGRP, encoded by the coding sequence GTGGAGCTCACCGCGCCGCTCACGGTCAACTGGACCCTCTCCTATGCCTGCAACTTCTCCTGCCGCCACTGCTACTCCCGGGACCAGCGCCGGGAGGAGCTGCCGCTTCCCGACGTGCTCCGGATCGTGGACGAGCTGGCCCGCTGCCGGGTGGCCTTCGTGAGCTTCGGGGGCGGCGAGCCGCTGCTCTACCCGCACCTCTTCCCGGTGGCCGAGCGGGCTGCGGCCAAGGGGCTGCGGGTCGCGATGAACACCAACGGCTGGCTGCTGGACGCCCAGGCGGCGGGGCGCTTGCGGGACGCCGGGTTCGCCTCGGTGGGCGTGAGCCTGGACGGCGCCACCTCCGACGTCCACGACGCCTTCCGGAGTCGGCCGGGCAGCTTCTCCCGGGCCCTGGCGGCCCTGGAGCACCTGGCCGCGGCGGGGGTCCCGAGCACCGTCTCGGCCGTGATCTTCCGGGGCAACGTCACCTCCTACCGGGAGATCGTGGCCCTGGCGGCGGAGCGCGGAGCCCGCACCGTGTACCTGCACAACTTCAAGTGCTCGGGACGGGGCATGGCCAACCGGGCCGAGCTCGACCTGAGCCCGGAGGCGTGGCGCTCCTTCTACGAGGACGCCCTGGCCTACCGCCCGGCAGCCCCTGCGGCGCTGGCCTTCGACGACCCCATCCTCGCCCTCCTGGGCGCCTCCGAGGCGGGAGCCGTACAGGGCAGCACCTGCGGCAAGCTCTCGCTCCACCTGGAGCCCGACGGGGACGCCACCCCCTGCGGGTTCATCCCCCTTTCCGCCGGCAACATCCTGGCCCAGGGCCTGGAGAACCTGTGGCGCGACTCCCCGGTGCTCCGGGCCATGCGCACCAAGACGCCCCAGGGCAAGTGCACGAGTTGCTCGGCCTACGGGGAGTGCCTGGGGGGCTGCACGGCCCGGGCGTTTGCCGTCTCCGGCTCCTTCGACGCCCCCGACCCCCACTGCTGGCGCGAAGACCCCGGCCGCCCCTGA